From the genome of Thiovibrio frasassiensis:
GCTGATCTTCGAGATCATCCGCAACAACCCGCAAAAGATCGATGCGGTGGGCGGCATGACCCTGGGCGCCGATCCTCTAGTCACGGCGGTTTCGGTGGTAAGCCATCTGGAGCAGGCCCCCATTCCCGCCTTTATCGTCAGAAAGGAATCCAAGGGCCATGGCACCGGGCAGTACATTGAGGGGTTGAGCAACATGGTTCCGGGCTGCACCGTTGCCCTGCTGGAGGATGTGGTCACCACCGGCGGTACCCTGCTCACGGTAATCGAGCGGGTGGAGGCGGCTGGGTTTAAGGTCGGCTTGGTGGTGACCGTGGTGGACCGACTGGAAGGCGGGGCCGAGGCATTGGCCGAGAAGGGCTACCGGCTGGAAGCCATCTTCACCCGGCACACCCTGCTGCAATAGGACTGAAAAATGGCAATGCAGTGCAAGCAATGCAAGGGCAGGCTGGAAGTGTCCCGGTCCTGCCGGAGGATCCGGATGCGGTGCCAAAAATGCGGCCACGAATACCAAGTCCACGAGGTGGCCGACCAACTGGACGAGGAGACCGAAGAGATCCTCTCCCGCTGGACCTGCATCATCTACGACTGAAAGGCAAGCATTACACCTTTTGCCTTTCAGCTCTCACCTTTCCCTCGGTTACCACTCCAAGCGCAGCACATTATCCAAGGCGTCGACCTTGGCCACCCGCACGGTCGTGACATCCCCAGGCTTTGCCGACACGGACTGACTCGGCGGCATGTCCGCATCCAAGAGACAATCAAGCAAGGTCAGGTTGATCCGTTTCGGCCCCTTATTAACCAGCAACGCCTCAATCCTCCCCCCGACCTTCTGCTCCAGATACCTGAGCAGCCAGTAACGGTGCCGCGTGCGCCGCACCTGATTGACCTTGGAGAGCACCTTACTGATATCCCCGGCAACCCCTGCAAGTTCGTCCGCGGAAAACATCGCGCCCCGGCCACTGAGCA
Proteins encoded in this window:
- the pyrE gene encoding orotate phosphoribosyltransferase; this translates as MNNTDQLKQLLLAKSYRHGKFTLSSGRESDFYIDGKQTTLSAEGAYLCGKLIFEIIRNNPQKIDAVGGMTLGADPLVTAVSVVSHLEQAPIPAFIVRKESKGHGTGQYIEGLSNMVPGCTVALLEDVVTTGGTLLTVIERVEAAGFKVGLVVTVVDRLEGGAEALAEKGYRLEAIFTRHTLLQ
- a CDS encoding dual CXXC motif small (seleno)protein translates to MQCKQCKGRLEVSRSCRRIRMRCQKCGHEYQVHEVADQLDEETEEILSRWTCIIYD